The following are encoded together in the Bradyrhizobium genosp. L genome:
- a CDS encoding cobyric acid synthase codes for MARALMIQGAGSDVGKSLIVAGLARAAARRGLRVLPFKPQNMSNNAAVTVDGGEIGRAQALQALAAGAAPHTDMNPVLLKPESDVGAQIIVQGKRIATARAREYAAMKPSLMGAVEESFARLKARADLVLVEGAGSPAEVNLRKNDIANMGFARKAGVPVVLVGDIDRGGVIAQLVGIKTVIDPDDAAMIQGFVINKFRGDPTLFDDGYRLIEARTAWRGFGVLPWFARAGDLPAEDALGLGEARRPGQCKIAFLALSRIANFDDLDPLKLEPGVDLVMVRAGEAIPGDAKLVILPGSKSTRGDLAFLRAQGWDIDLLAHHRRGGHVLGLCGGYQMLGQSVTDPQGIEGPAGETRGLGLLDITTVMTEQKTLTRVTAVHAATDQPISAYEIHIGHTDGPDRAQPFALVDGAPEGAVSSDGRVHGSYLHGLFTSDDFRKAFLAKLDIPAADQPYGAKVESALDALADHIEAHLDVEGLLALAR; via the coding sequence ATGGCGCGCGCATTGATGATCCAGGGAGCAGGCTCGGACGTCGGCAAATCGCTGATCGTCGCGGGCCTCGCGCGCGCTGCGGCGCGACGCGGCCTGCGCGTGCTGCCGTTCAAGCCGCAGAACATGTCGAACAATGCAGCCGTCACCGTCGATGGTGGCGAGATCGGACGTGCCCAGGCGCTGCAGGCGCTCGCCGCCGGCGCAGCGCCACACACCGACATGAACCCGGTGCTGCTGAAGCCGGAGAGCGACGTCGGCGCCCAGATCATCGTGCAGGGCAAGCGGATCGCGACCGCACGCGCGCGGGAATATGCCGCAATGAAGCCGTCGCTGATGGGCGCGGTCGAGGAGAGCTTTGCGCGGCTCAAGGCTCGCGCCGATCTCGTGCTGGTCGAAGGCGCCGGCAGCCCAGCCGAGGTCAATCTGCGCAAGAACGACATCGCCAATATGGGCTTCGCGCGCAAGGCCGGTGTCCCCGTCGTGCTGGTCGGCGACATCGACCGCGGCGGCGTGATCGCGCAACTCGTCGGCATCAAGACGGTGATCGACCCTGATGATGCCGCGATGATCCAGGGTTTTGTCATCAATAAATTCCGCGGCGACCCGACGCTGTTCGATGACGGTTACCGGCTGATCGAGGCACGCACGGCGTGGCGTGGTTTTGGCGTGCTGCCCTGGTTCGCCCGCGCCGGCGATTTACCGGCGGAGGATGCGCTCGGGCTCGGCGAGGCGCGCAGGCCTGGACAGTGCAAGATCGCCTTTCTCGCGCTGTCGCGGATCGCCAATTTCGACGATCTCGATCCGCTGAAGCTCGAGCCCGGCGTCGATCTCGTGATGGTGCGTGCAGGCGAAGCGATCCCGGGCGACGCAAAACTCGTCATCCTGCCCGGCTCGAAATCGACCCGCGGCGACCTCGCCTTCCTGCGCGCGCAAGGCTGGGACATCGATCTGCTGGCGCATCATCGCCGTGGCGGCCATGTGCTCGGCCTGTGCGGCGGATATCAGATGCTCGGGCAGAGTGTTACCGATCCCCAAGGGATCGAAGGTCCCGCCGGCGAGACCCGAGGTCTTGGGCTGCTCGATATCACCACCGTGATGACCGAACAGAAGACACTGACGCGCGTCACGGCCGTGCATGCCGCCACGGATCAGCCGATCTCAGCCTATGAAATCCACATTGGACACACCGACGGGCCGGATCGCGCGCAGCCATTCGCGCTCGTCGATGGCGCGCCGGAAGGTGCTGTTTCCTCCGATGGGCGTGTGCATGGCAGCTATCTGCACGGCCTGTTCACCTCGGACGATTTCCGAAAGGCCTTCCTCGCCAAGCTCGATATTCCCGCCGCCGATCAACCCTATGGCGCGAAGGTCGAGAGCGCGCTCGATGCGCTCGCCGATCACATCGAGGCTCATCTCGACGTCGAAGGGCTGCTCGCGCTGGCCCGCTGA